A single region of the Bacteroides luhongzhouii genome encodes:
- a CDS encoding RsiV family protein: MKKQYVSLLAIILSVSGFLFSCHDKMNKNTGALQFDSIQVNETAHLFSDTAKPACNIIINFAYPVKSSDDMLKDSLNAYFISACFGDKYIGEKPEEVVKQYTENYISEYRRDLEPMYTEDEKDKEDESSIGAWYSYYKGIESHVQLYDKDLLVYRIDYNEYTGGAHGIYMATFLNIDLTLMRPLRLDDIFVGDYKDALTDLIWNQLMADNKVTTHEALEDMGYASTGDIAPTENFYLSKEGVTFYYNVYDITPYSMGPVKVTIPFSMMEHLLGSNPILGELKN, translated from the coding sequence ATGAAAAAACAATATGTCAGTCTGCTTGCAATTATACTTTCGGTAAGCGGCTTTTTGTTTTCTTGTCATGACAAGATGAACAAAAACACAGGTGCGTTACAGTTTGACAGCATTCAAGTGAATGAGACAGCACACCTCTTCAGCGATACAGCCAAACCGGCTTGCAATATTATTATTAATTTTGCTTATCCGGTCAAGTCATCAGATGATATGCTGAAAGACAGTTTGAATGCTTATTTCATTTCGGCCTGCTTCGGTGATAAATACATCGGCGAAAAGCCGGAAGAAGTTGTAAAGCAATACACTGAGAATTATATCAGCGAATACCGCCGCGACCTTGAGCCGATGTATACCGAGGATGAGAAAGACAAGGAAGACGAATCTTCCATCGGTGCTTGGTATTCTTATTATAAAGGTATAGAAAGCCACGTGCAACTGTATGATAAAGACCTGCTTGTATATCGTATCGACTATAACGAATATACCGGAGGCGCGCATGGCATTTACATGGCAACTTTCCTGAACATAGATCTCACCTTGATGCGTCCGCTCCGTCTCGATGATATTTTTGTCGGAGACTACAAAGACGCATTGACCGACCTGATCTGGAACCAGCTCATGGCGGACAACAAAGTGACGACTCACGAAGCATTGGAAGATATGGGATATGCTTCCACCGGGGACATCGCTCCGACAGAAAATTTCTATCTAAGCAAAGAAGGAGTCACCTTTTATTATAATGTATACGATATCACTCCTTATTCTATGGGCCCTGTAAAGGTAACAATCCCATTTTCTATGATGGAGCATTTACTAGGCAGTAACCCGATTCTGGGAGAACTGAAAAATTAA
- a CDS encoding YecH family metal-binding protein, with product MEQLHAHEVLHMMEGNSYSESSLREAIIKKFGSQQRFYACSAEDMDVDTLIEFLKMKGKFMPAEDGFTVDITKVCKH from the coding sequence ATGGAACAATTACATGCTCATGAAGTCCTCCACATGATGGAAGGAAACAGCTATTCGGAATCATCATTGCGGGAAGCAATCATTAAAAAGTTTGGTTCACAGCAACGCTTTTATGCCTGCTCGGCAGAAGACATGGACGTAGATACCCTCATCGAATTTCTGAAAATGAAAGGGAAATTTATGCCTGCTGAAGATGGATTCACCGTAGATATCACTAAAGTATGCAAGCATTGA
- a CDS encoding metallophosphoesterase, with product MLTYLLLIITLYLAGNVYIFIRAAQTLKVKPLGVKILLTVLFWICALSLFGTMLARNLEMPVFISHSMYIIGTSWLIFTLYMALFLLLFDILKLFKVVCKYRFYLSLVFTLGLLGYGMYNYYHPEINVVSILTNKQNGDTSHAVKIVAISDVHLGNGTGKASLKKYVEMINAQHPDLILISGDLIDNSVVPLYTENMAEELAELKAPMGIYMVLGNHEYISGIDESIRYIKNTPIQLLRDSVVTLPNGIQLVGRDDRHNRKRSSLQELMANVDKIKPIILLDHQPFNLKETEAAGIDLQFSGHTHHGQIWPINWMTDYIFEQSHGYRQWGNSHVYVSSGLSLWGPPFRIGTHSEMVVFNFQ from the coding sequence ATGCTTACATATCTACTCCTCATTATCACTCTTTATCTGGCAGGAAATGTCTACATATTTATCAGAGCGGCGCAGACTCTGAAAGTAAAACCGCTTGGAGTAAAAATACTCTTAACCGTTTTATTCTGGATCTGTGCCTTATCTTTATTCGGCACGATGTTGGCCCGCAATCTGGAGATGCCTGTCTTTATCTCCCATTCAATGTACATCATTGGAACAAGTTGGCTGATATTTACCCTATATATGGCATTGTTCCTGCTGTTGTTTGATATCTTGAAATTATTCAAAGTTGTCTGCAAGTATCGGTTCTATCTATCTTTAGTGTTCACGTTGGGATTACTGGGATATGGGATGTACAACTATTATCATCCGGAAATCAATGTTGTCAGTATTTTAACTAATAAACAGAACGGAGATACTTCCCACGCAGTTAAAATCGTTGCCATAAGCGATGTTCATTTGGGAAACGGTACAGGGAAAGCTTCACTGAAGAAGTATGTGGAAATGATAAATGCACAGCATCCCGACTTGATACTGATTAGTGGCGATTTGATTGATAACAGTGTTGTACCTCTTTATACAGAGAATATGGCAGAAGAACTGGCCGAGTTGAAAGCTCCTATGGGGATCTATATGGTTCTTGGTAATCACGAATATATTAGCGGAATCGATGAAAGTATCCGATATATAAAGAATACTCCAATACAACTTTTGCGCGATTCAGTAGTGACACTCCCCAACGGCATACAACTGGTAGGACGCGATGACCGCCACAACCGTAAGCGCAGTTCCCTGCAAGAATTGATGGCGAACGTCGATAAAATCAAACCTATCATCTTGCTGGATCATCAGCCCTTTAACCTGAAAGAAACAGAAGCGGCCGGCATCGACCTGCAATTCAGCGGACACACACATCACGGACAGATATGGCCTATCAACTGGATGACCGATTATATATTCGAGCAAAGTCACGGTTACCGCCAATGGGGAAACAGCCATGTGTACGTTTCCTCCGGATTGTCTCTTTGGGGACCGCCTTTCAGAATAGGAACACATAGTGAAATGGTTGTTTTCAACTTCCAATGA
- a CDS encoding TonB-dependent receptor, with protein MKYMIIGLFLLFAGNTYAQVRGTVKDSTGEAIPGANVFWMNTGQGVTTKEDGSFSITKPSKSHMLIVSFIGFQNDTIHVSSKNQQLDIVLRDGVELNEVNIVTRKLGTMKLRSSVMNEDMISSAELSRAACCNLGESFVTNPSVDVSYSDAATGAKQIKLLGLSGTYVQMLTENIPNYRGAAAPYGLGYVPGPWMQSIQVSKGTSSVKNGYEAITGQINVEFKKPQLPEADWVSANLFASTTNRYEANADATLKLSKRWSTSLLAHYENETKAHDGNDDGFVDIPQVEQYNVWNRWAYMGDHYVFQAGIKALSETRTSGQVNHGGAMHSGDLYKVGIDTERYEFFTKNAYIFNKEKNTNLALILSTTLHNQDATYGCKLYNVDQTNVYASLMFETEFNSQNSFSAGLSFNYDAYDQHYRLENTTDNPLKAFEKEAVPGAYVQYTLNLNDKWMIMAGLRGDYSNEHGFFVTPRAHLKYNPNDYVNFRLSAGKGYRTNHVLAENNYLLSSSRKVEIAKNLDMEEAWNYGASVSTYIPIFGKTLNVNAEYYYTDFLKQVIVDMDSNPHEVAFYNLDGRSYSHVFQVEASYPFFKGFTLTGAYRLTDAKTTYKGERMEKPLTSKYKGLLTASYQTPLGIWQFDATLQLNGGGRMPTPYDLGDGQLSWERRYGSFEQLSLQVTRYFRRWSIYVGGENLTNFKQKNPIIDAANPWGNNFDSTMIWGPVHGAKGYIGIRFNLARNSE; from the coding sequence ATGAAATATATGATAATAGGCCTGTTCCTGTTATTTGCCGGCAATACATATGCGCAAGTACGGGGAACAGTGAAAGATAGTACCGGGGAGGCTATTCCGGGTGCCAATGTGTTCTGGATGAATACAGGACAAGGAGTGACAACCAAGGAAGATGGTAGTTTTTCTATCACTAAACCTTCCAAAAGCCATATGCTGATTGTCAGTTTTATTGGTTTTCAGAACGACACGATTCATGTGAGCAGTAAAAATCAGCAATTGGATATTGTGCTTCGTGATGGAGTGGAGCTGAATGAGGTGAATATTGTCACTCGGAAACTGGGAACGATGAAATTGCGTAGCAGCGTGATGAATGAAGACATGATAAGTAGTGCCGAATTGAGTAGAGCTGCTTGTTGTAATCTAGGTGAAAGTTTTGTGACGAACCCTTCAGTAGATGTGAGTTATTCCGATGCGGCAACAGGAGCCAAACAAATTAAATTGTTGGGGCTGTCCGGCACCTATGTGCAAATGTTGACGGAAAACATTCCGAATTATAGGGGAGCCGCCGCTCCTTATGGATTGGGATATGTTCCCGGCCCATGGATGCAGAGTATACAGGTCTCCAAAGGAACATCTTCGGTGAAGAATGGTTATGAAGCCATTACAGGACAGATAAACGTAGAATTTAAGAAACCGCAGTTGCCGGAAGCTGATTGGGTGTCTGCCAATCTTTTTGCAAGCACTACCAACCGGTATGAAGCCAATGCGGACGCTACATTGAAACTTTCCAAACGATGGAGTACTTCTCTGCTAGCGCATTACGAAAATGAGACCAAGGCGCATGATGGTAACGATGACGGATTTGTGGATATTCCACAGGTGGAACAGTATAATGTGTGGAACCGATGGGCATATATGGGCGACCATTATGTTTTCCAGGCAGGTATTAAAGCTCTTTCTGAAACACGTACCAGCGGGCAGGTTAATCACGGAGGGGCAATGCACTCCGGTGATCTGTATAAAGTAGGGATCGATACAGAACGCTATGAATTCTTCACCAAGAACGCCTATATCTTTAATAAGGAGAAGAATACAAACCTGGCTTTGATTCTTTCCACCACTTTACACAATCAGGATGCTACGTATGGGTGCAAACTGTATAATGTGGATCAAACCAACGTCTATGCTTCGCTGATGTTTGAAACAGAATTTAATTCGCAAAATAGTTTCTCCGCAGGATTGAGCTTTAATTATGACGCTTATGACCAACATTATCGTTTGGAAAATACTACGGACAATCCTCTCAAAGCCTTTGAAAAGGAAGCTGTTCCCGGTGCTTACGTGCAATATACGTTGAACTTGAATGATAAATGGATGATAATGGCCGGTCTGCGTGGCGATTACAGTAATGAACATGGTTTCTTCGTGACTCCGCGTGCACATCTTAAATACAATCCGAATGATTATGTGAATTTCCGTCTTTCTGCCGGAAAAGGATATCGTACCAATCATGTGTTGGCGGAAAATAACTACTTGCTTTCCAGTAGCCGTAAGGTGGAAATTGCAAAGAACCTGGATATGGAAGAAGCATGGAATTATGGTGCCAGCGTCTCTACTTATATCCCTATATTCGGCAAAACGCTGAATGTGAATGCGGAATACTATTATACGGATTTCTTGAAACAAGTGATAGTGGATATGGATAGCAACCCTCACGAAGTAGCTTTCTACAATTTGGATGGACGTTCTTATTCGCATGTGTTCCAGGTGGAAGCAAGTTATCCTTTCTTCAAAGGGTTCACTCTGACAGGTGCTTACCGGCTCACGGATGCAAAAACGACCTACAAAGGTGAACGAATGGAGAAACCGCTGACGAGCAAATACAAAGGATTACTTACGGCTTCTTACCAGACTCCGCTAGGAATTTGGCAGTTCGACGCTACGCTACAACTGAATGGTGGCGGTAGGATGCCTACTCCTTATGACTTGGGAGACGGACAGTTGTCTTGGGAACGTCGTTATGGTAGTTTTGAGCAGTTGAGCTTGCAGGTGACCCGTTACTTCCGTCGTTGGTCTATCTACGTAGGAGGCGAGAACCTGACAAATTTCAAACAAAAGAATCCGATTATCGATGCAGCAAATCCCTGGGGGAACAATTTTGATTCTACCATGATTTGGGGACCGGTGCACGGAGCAAAAGGATATATCGGAATACGTTTTAACTTAGCTAGAAATAGTGAGTAA
- a CDS encoding heavy-metal-associated domain-containing protein, which yields MRTKRWIVTCVVALLSVTAVLAKDIRVVVFKVPQMHCEKCEKKVKDNMRFEKGLKDISTEVKTKMVTITYDAEKTNVKKLQAGFNKFSYEAEFVKETKKDDQKTDKK from the coding sequence ATGAGAACAAAAAGATGGATAGTCACTTGCGTGGTGGCTCTTTTGAGTGTAACAGCTGTATTGGCAAAAGATATTCGTGTCGTTGTATTTAAAGTGCCGCAGATGCACTGTGAGAAATGCGAAAAGAAAGTAAAGGACAATATGCGTTTTGAGAAAGGGTTGAAGGATATCTCGACCGAAGTAAAAACGAAAATGGTAACCATTACGTATGATGCTGAAAAAACAAATGTAAAGAAGTTGCAGGCAGGATTTAATAAGTTCAGTTATGAAGCCGAATTTGTAAAAGAAACAAAGAAAGACGATCAGAAGACTGATAAGAAGTAA
- a CDS encoding heavy metal translocating P-type ATPase: MGNTTKKVFPVLNMHCAGCANNVEKTVKKLPGVIEASVNFATNTLTVSYEKDQLTPGEIRAAVLAAGYDLIVEEAHKEERREEEQHKRYIRLKWKVIGAWILVVPLLVYSMILMHVPYSNEIQMVFAIPVMVFFGGGFFTGAWKQAKLGRSNMDTLVALSTSIAFLFSLFNTFFPEFWYDRGLEPHVYYEASAVIIAFVLTGKLMEERAKGNTSTAIRKLMGMQPKVARVLRNGVEEEILIEKLQVGDLVVVRPGEQIPVDGQLSEGDSYVDESMISGEPVPVEKKKGDKVLAGTINQRGSFIIRAAQVGSETVLARIISMVQEAQGSKAPVQRIVDRITGIFVPVVLGIAILTFVLWVTIGGSEYISYGILSAVSVLVIACPCALGLATPTALMVGIGKAASQHILIKDAVALEQMRKVDVVVLDKTGTLTEGHPTATGWLWAQSQESHFKDVLLAAEMKSEHPLAGAIVSALQDEEKIKPAVLDSFESITGKGIKVSYEGHTYWVGSHKLLKDFSATVSDVMAEMLVHYESDGNGIIYFGRENELLAIIAVSDPIKATSAEAVKELKRQGIDICMLTGDGQRTALAVSSRLGIERFVADALPDDKAEFVRELQMQGKKVAMVGDGINDSQALALADVSIAMGKGTDIAMDVAMVTLMTSDLLLLPKAFQLSKQTVKLIHQNLFWAFIYNLIGIPIAAGILFPLNGLLLNPMLASAAMAFSSVSVVLNSLSLGRK, translated from the coding sequence ATGGGTAACACAACAAAAAAGGTATTTCCTGTGCTTAATATGCATTGTGCAGGATGTGCCAATAATGTAGAAAAAACAGTAAAAAAATTGCCGGGAGTCATTGAGGCTTCCGTTAATTTTGCTACCAATACATTGACCGTTTCTTATGAGAAAGATCAGCTGACCCCCGGAGAAATTCGTGCGGCTGTGCTTGCAGCAGGTTATGATCTGATTGTGGAAGAAGCCCACAAAGAAGAGCGCCGGGAAGAGGAACAGCATAAGCGTTACATTCGTTTGAAGTGGAAGGTGATTGGTGCGTGGATTTTGGTTGTACCGTTATTGGTATATTCCATGATACTGATGCATGTACCATACTCTAATGAGATTCAAATGGTATTTGCTATCCCTGTCATGGTCTTTTTCGGAGGTGGTTTCTTCACCGGAGCCTGGAAACAGGCTAAATTGGGACGGAGCAATATGGATACTTTGGTTGCACTTAGTACTTCTATTGCTTTTCTGTTCAGTCTGTTCAACACTTTCTTCCCCGAATTCTGGTATGACCGCGGATTGGAACCGCATGTCTATTATGAGGCTTCTGCGGTGATTATCGCTTTCGTTCTCACCGGAAAGTTGATGGAGGAACGTGCCAAAGGAAATACCTCGACAGCCATTCGTAAGTTGATGGGAATGCAGCCAAAAGTGGCTCGCGTTCTGCGCAATGGAGTGGAGGAGGAGATTTTGATTGAGAAACTTCAGGTAGGTGATTTGGTGGTTGTACGTCCGGGAGAGCAAATTCCTGTGGACGGTCAGCTTTCCGAAGGCGACTCGTATGTCGATGAGAGTATGATTAGCGGTGAACCGGTTCCGGTAGAAAAGAAGAAAGGTGATAAAGTATTGGCAGGAACGATCAACCAGCGTGGCTCATTTATCATTCGTGCCGCACAGGTAGGCAGTGAAACAGTGCTTGCCCGTATCATCTCTATGGTGCAGGAAGCACAGGGCAGCAAAGCTCCCGTGCAACGCATTGTTGATCGTATTACGGGAATTTTTGTACCTGTAGTGTTAGGCATTGCCATTCTGACATTTGTATTGTGGGTTACTATCGGTGGTAGTGAATATATCTCTTATGGTATTTTGTCAGCTGTATCTGTTCTTGTCATTGCTTGTCCATGTGCTTTGGGGCTTGCTACACCTACTGCGTTGATGGTGGGTATAGGTAAAGCTGCCAGCCAGCATATTTTGATTAAAGATGCAGTGGCTTTGGAACAAATGCGCAAAGTGGATGTCGTTGTACTAGATAAAACGGGAACACTGACCGAAGGCCATCCTACGGCTACCGGATGGTTATGGGCGCAGTCGCAGGAGTCACATTTCAAAGATGTACTTTTAGCTGCGGAAATGAAATCAGAGCATCCGCTTGCCGGTGCTATTGTCTCTGCGCTTCAGGACGAGGAAAAAATAAAACCTGCCGTATTGGATAGCTTTGAAAGCATTACGGGAAAAGGAATCAAAGTCTCTTATGAGGGACATACTTATTGGGTAGGCAGTCATAAACTCCTGAAAGATTTCAGTGCGACAGTAAGCGATGTGATGGCTGAAATGCTGGTTCACTATGAATCGGACGGTAACGGCATCATTTACTTTGGACGTGAAAACGAGTTGTTGGCTATCATTGCTGTTTCCGATCCGATAAAGGCTACTTCTGCCGAAGCGGTGAAGGAACTGAAACGTCAAGGGATTGACATCTGTATGCTGACGGGTGACGGGCAACGGACTGCATTAGCCGTTTCTTCCCGTTTAGGAATAGAGCGTTTTGTTGCCGACGCTCTACCGGACGACAAGGCCGAATTTGTACGTGAGCTTCAAATGCAGGGAAAGAAGGTTGCTATGGTGGGCGATGGTATCAATGATTCGCAGGCGTTGGCGTTGGCTGATGTCAGCATTGCCATGGGAAAAGGAACTGATATTGCTATGGACGTGGCTATGGTGACTTTGATGACATCGGACTTATTACTGCTTCCTAAAGCCTTCCAACTGTCAAAGCAGACGGTCAAACTGATTCATCAGAATCTTTTTTGGGCGTTTATTTATAACCTGATTGGTATTCCTATTGCTGCTGGTATCTTGTTCCCGTTGAATGGCTTGTTATTGAATCCGATGCTGGCAAGTGCTGCAATGGCGTTCTCCAGTGTGAGTGTAGTACTCAATTCCTTGAGCTTGGGACGAAAATGA
- a CDS encoding helix-turn-helix domain-containing protein → MKMDFPQVDLPTEVLAWTNVTEDILNIYKQSCRLQACIVAICTEGSMKASINLLDYEIRPNDLITLLPGTIIQFRERTEKVCLCFAGFSAHCAGRINLMKNIGNAYPKLIEQPVVPLNEEVASYLKDYFALLSRASCNENFEMDSELVELSLQTILTSIRLIYHKFPGENSSSNRKKEICRELIQAITENYKNERRAQFYADKLGISLQHLSTTVRQVTGKSVLDTIAYIVIMDAKAKLKGTNMTIQEIAYSLNFPSASFFGKYFRRYVGMTPLEFRNR, encoded by the coding sequence ATGAAAATGGACTTTCCACAGGTAGACTTGCCTACCGAAGTATTAGCATGGACGAATGTAACGGAAGACATTCTCAATATTTACAAGCAATCTTGCAGGTTGCAGGCATGTATTGTTGCCATCTGTACCGAAGGTTCGATGAAAGCCTCCATCAATCTGCTTGATTATGAAATTCGCCCCAATGACCTGATTACATTGTTACCGGGAACAATCATTCAGTTTCGGGAGAGAACAGAAAAGGTATGTCTTTGTTTTGCCGGTTTCTCTGCCCATTGTGCCGGACGAATCAATCTGATGAAGAATATTGGTAACGCATATCCCAAACTGATAGAACAGCCGGTGGTTCCTCTTAATGAAGAAGTAGCCAGTTATCTGAAAGATTATTTTGCTCTATTATCACGGGCCAGTTGCAATGAGAACTTCGAAATGGATTCTGAATTGGTTGAATTGTCTCTTCAGACCATCCTGACAAGCATACGACTGATATATCATAAATTTCCGGGCGAAAACAGTAGTTCGAACCGCAAAAAGGAAATCTGCCGGGAACTGATTCAGGCCATCACCGAAAATTATAAAAATGAGCGTCGTGCACAGTTCTACGCAGATAAATTAGGTATATCTCTTCAACATCTAAGCACGACTGTGAGACAAGTGACAGGTAAAAGTGTATTGGATACCATTGCTTATATTGTAATCATGGATGCTAAAGCCAAACTAAAAGGTACCAATATGACTATCCAAGAGATAGCATATTCTCTAAACTTCCCCAGCGCCTCTTTCTTTGGCAAGTATTTCAGACGATATGTAGGAATGACGCCATTGGAATTTAGAAATAGATAA
- the lipB gene encoding lipoyl(octanoyl) transferase LipB, with protein MKTVFIDWSLIPYAEAWQRQTEWFDNIVQAKVQGESYENRIVMCEHPHVYTLGRSGKENNMLLSDEQLKAIDATLYHIDRGGDITYHGPGQLVCYPILNLEEFQLGLKEYVHLLEEAVIRVCASYGIEAGRLEKATGVWLEGDTPRARKICAIGVRSSHYVTMHGLALNVNTDLRYFSYIHPCGFIDKGVTSLRQELKHDVSMNEVKQRLEEELRKLFQLPVARCGA; from the coding sequence ATGAAAACTGTTTTTATTGATTGGAGTTTAATACCATATGCCGAAGCATGGCAACGGCAGACGGAATGGTTTGATAACATTGTCCAGGCAAAAGTTCAGGGCGAGAGTTATGAAAACCGTATTGTGATGTGTGAACATCCCCACGTTTATACTTTAGGACGTAGCGGGAAAGAAAATAATATGTTGTTGAGTGATGAACAACTGAAAGCAATTGATGCTACTCTTTATCATATTGATCGGGGAGGGGATATTACTTATCATGGTCCCGGGCAACTGGTATGCTATCCAATATTGAACCTTGAAGAGTTTCAGTTAGGATTGAAAGAGTACGTTCATTTGCTGGAAGAAGCGGTGATTCGGGTATGTGCTTCTTATGGTATTGAAGCTGGTCGTTTGGAGAAAGCGACAGGTGTCTGGTTGGAAGGTGATACGCCTCGTGCGCGTAAGATTTGTGCTATCGGAGTGAGAAGCAGTCATTATGTCACGATGCATGGACTGGCTTTGAATGTGAATACCGATTTACGTTATTTCAGTTATATCCACCCCTGCGGATTTATAGATAAAGGCGTTACTTCTCTTCGTCAGGAATTAAAGCATGATGTGTCTATGAACGAAGTGAAGCAACGCCTCGAAGAGGAGCTTAGAAAACTATTCCAACTCCCAGTTGCCAGGTGCGGTGCATAA
- a CDS encoding PorV/PorQ family protein codes for MKRVKHFLLASCLFPTLLGAQEMASAYFLELTPDAQSAGMAGTGLATTDNGSTAIFHNASTIAFSQEVMGASYSFAKINKDYALHSASLFYRIGREGIHGFAVGFRHFKDPKVFDYRPHAWDLEAAYFRNIAKNLSLSLTFRYLQAKAAEGADSKNSVCLDFGATYYRNMAILNEMASWSIGFQAANLGKKLDGQKLPARLGLGGTIDLPFSIENRLQVALDFNYLLPSEIRHLQAGVGAEYNFLKYGVVRAGYHFGDKDKGVGNYGTLGCGINFWPIRADFSYALADKDCFMHRTWQLGVGIVF; via the coding sequence ATGAAACGAGTAAAACATTTCCTTCTCGCCTCGTGCTTATTCCCCACTTTGCTGGGAGCACAAGAAATGGCAAGCGCCTACTTTCTGGAACTTACTCCGGACGCCCAATCGGCAGGTATGGCAGGTACAGGATTAGCTACCACCGATAACGGTAGTACAGCTATTTTTCATAATGCTTCTACCATCGCTTTCTCACAAGAAGTGATGGGTGCAAGTTATTCATTTGCTAAAATCAACAAAGATTATGCGTTACATAGCGCCTCCCTTTTCTACCGGATCGGAAGGGAAGGCATACATGGATTTGCTGTAGGTTTCCGGCATTTCAAAGATCCCAAAGTGTTCGATTACCGTCCTCATGCATGGGACTTAGAAGCTGCTTATTTCAGAAATATAGCCAAAAATCTGTCTCTTTCATTAACCTTCAGATACCTGCAAGCCAAAGCCGCAGAAGGTGCAGACAGCAAGAATAGCGTTTGTCTGGACTTCGGCGCGACCTACTATCGCAATATGGCTATATTGAACGAAATGGCTTCCTGGAGCATTGGTTTCCAAGCTGCCAACTTAGGCAAGAAGCTGGACGGACAAAAGTTGCCCGCCAGATTAGGATTGGGAGGTACAATCGACCTGCCATTCAGCATAGAAAATCGTTTGCAGGTTGCGCTCGACTTCAACTATCTGCTCCCCTCTGAAATCCGTCATCTCCAGGCTGGCGTAGGAGCCGAATATAATTTCCTGAAATATGGTGTTGTCCGTGCAGGATACCATTTTGGAGACAAAGACAAAGGGGTAGGCAACTATGGCACTCTAGGTTGCGGAATAAACTTCTGGCCAATACGTGCAGACTTCTCTTATGCCTTGGCTGATAAGGATTGCTTTATGCACCGCACCTGGCAACTGGGAGTTGGAATAGTTTTCTAA